The sequence below is a genomic window from Rudanella lutea DSM 19387.
GTGGTAAAATCGGCGCGGGTGATGAAAAAAGCCGTGGCCTACCTCACGCCATTTATCGAAGCCGAAAAAACCGGTGGAGCCTCTACAGCCGGCAAGATTCTGCTGGCCACCGTAAAAGGCGACGTGCACGACATCGGCAAGAACATTGTTGGGGTGGTGCTCGGCTGTAACAACTACGAGATTGTTGATCTCGGTGTGATGGTCTCGACCGATAAAATTCTGGCCGAAGCCAAAAAACACAACGTTGATATTATTGGCTTGAGTGGCCTTATCACGCCTTCGCTCGACGAGATGGTGGGCGTAGCCAAAGAAATGGAGCGGCAGGGCTTTACCATTCCGCTCCTGATTGGGGGGGCTACCACTTCGCGGATTCATACAGCCGTAAAAATCGACCCGCATTATTCGGGGCCGGTTATTCACGTACTCGACGCCAGCCGGAGTGTGCCCGTAGCCGGGCGGCTCGTAAGCGAAACCGAAGGTACCCGCAACGACATTTTCCGCGAGATCAAGGCCGAATACGCCAAACTCCGCGAGGAGCACGCCAAGCGGCAGAAAGAGAAAAACCTGCTGGGTATCGAGAAGGCACGGGCCAACGCCGTTCCCATCGATTGGTCAGCGTTTGAGCCAACCAAGCCCGCCTTTTTGGGGAATCGGTACTTCCAGGATTACCCGCTGGCCGAAATCGCCCAATACATCGACTGGACACCGTTTTTCCAGACCTGGCAGCTCCACGGAAAATTCCCGAAGATTCTGGACGATGCCACCGTTGGCGCAGAGGCCCGCAAACTGTACGACGACGCCCAGCGGTTGCTGCAGGAGATTATCGACAACAACCTGTTGCAAGCCAAAGCGGTGGTTGGGTTTTACCCGGCCAACGCAACCGAAGACGATGTGTTGCTGCATGATTTTGACGAACTCAGCCGCGAGATCCCCTGCGAGCGGCACGGTTCGCACCAGCACATTGAGTACAAGATAAGTCAGGTTGTTGCAGAACGGTTAGCGGCTGGTCAGTCCATGATGTCGGTAGGCGAAGCTGGCGAGCTGGTTTATGACACGAAAGCGGTTCTTCACTTTCTGCGGCAGCAAAACCAGAAAGCCGCCGGGCTGCCCAACCTCAGCTTAGCCGATTTTGTGGCCCCCCTGAGCAGCGGCCGCGAAGACTATATCGGGGCGTTTGCCGTGACAGCCGGTATCGGCATCGAAGCCCTGATTGATAAATATGAGCGCGATCACGACGACTATAACAGCATTCTGGTAAAAGCCCTCGCCGACCGGTTGGCCGAAGCCTTTGCCGAACTGATGCACCACCGCGTCCGGACCCAGTTCTGGCCCTATGCGGCTGGCGAAAAGCTGACCAACGACGAGCTCATCAAAGAAGAGTACCAGGGTATCCGGCCCGCACCGGGCTACCCGGCCTGCCCCGATCATACCGAAAAGGCGACACTGTTTGAGCTGCTCGATGCGGGTCAGGTAGGTATCACGCTGACTGAAAGCTTTGCCATGTACCCGGCCTCGTCGGTGAGTGGTTTCTATTTCAGCCACCCTGAGTCGAAGTATTTCTCGGTCGGGAAAATTGCCAAAGATCAGGTAATCGACTACGCCCACCGCAAAAACATGTCGGTTGAAGATGTAGAACGTTGGCTGGCTCCTGTATTGGGTTACTAACCAGACGCTATTCTTTTTTCTAAGTGATAGGACAAGACGGCCGCCCCCAGGTGGCCGTCTTGTCATTCTATCGGACTCATTACTGAACATCTGGACTTCAGATACTGGACGTTAGAGGTACTACTTTTCGGTACGGAGGTCTAACGTCTAGTGTCTAACATCTAATGTCCAGTAGTGAGTTTATTGGGCCCACCAAACAGTAAATTAGCTATTGGTCAACGCTTAACGGGTAAGCATTAACCAATACCCTTTATTCACGTATGTCAACCCGTCGAGAGTTTATTAAGCAGGCATCGGTAGCCGGTGCCGGACTGTGGGTAGCCCCACACATCCCGGTTTTTAAGGGGTCGCCCAACGAAAAAGTGGTGATCGGTAGCATGGGTACCAATAGCCGGGGCTTTTTTCTGGCACGCATGTTTGCCAAGATGCCCAATGTCGAAGTGGGATTTGTGTGCGATGTCGACCAGAAAGTAGTGGACAAAACCGTTGACGACATCTACAAGATCACCGGTAAAAAGCCCAAAGCATACACCGATGTTCGGAAGATGCTCGAAGAGAAAGACATGGATGCGATGATGGTGGCCGCTCCCGACCATTGGCACGCACCAGCTTCGCTGATGGCTGTGAAGGCCGGCAAGCATGTGTACGTGGAGAAACCCTGCGCCCACAACCCAGCCGAGGGCGAAATGCTCGTAGCGGCTGCCCAGAAATACAACAAGCTAATCCAGATGGGAAGCCAACGGCGCTCGTTCCCCAAGATTCAGCAGGCCATGCAGGAATTGCGCGACGGCGTAATTGGCCGGGTGTATTTTGCCAAGGGGTGGTACGCCAACGCCCGCAAACCCATTGGGGTGGGTAAGGTAACGCCGGTTCCGTCGGGGCTCAACTTCGACCTCTGGCAAGGCCCCGCCCCCCGGCGCGATTTCAAAGACAACCTCGTGCATTACAACTGGCACTGGTTCTGGCACTGGGGCACGGGTGAAGCCCTCAACAACGGCACCCACGAACTCGACGTAATCCGGTGGGGCCTTGGTGTCGATTACCCCGTGGAGGTGGCTTCTATCGGCGGACGATTTGCCTATCAGGACGACTGGGAAACACCCGACACCCAGACTATTTCGTTTAAATTTCCGAACAACACGGCCTGCCACTGGGAGGGTCGGAGCTGCAACGGATTCAA
It includes:
- a CDS encoding Gfo/Idh/MocA family protein, which encodes MSTRREFIKQASVAGAGLWVAPHIPVFKGSPNEKVVIGSMGTNSRGFFLARMFAKMPNVEVGFVCDVDQKVVDKTVDDIYKITGKKPKAYTDVRKMLEEKDMDAMMVAAPDHWHAPASLMAVKAGKHVYVEKPCAHNPAEGEMLVAAAQKYNKLIQMGSQRRSFPKIQQAMQELRDGVIGRVYFAKGWYANARKPIGVGKVTPVPSGLNFDLWQGPAPRRDFKDNLVHYNWHWFWHWGTGEALNNGTHELDVIRWGLGVDYPVEVASIGGRFAYQDDWETPDTQTISFKFPNNTACHWEGRSCNGFNSEGTGRGVIFYGEKGTMVVPGGDDYKVYNLENKLIKDVKTELQEADRTNTMGMGELLDGLHLKNFVEAIRGTTKPTCPIETGHKSTLLPQLGNIAYRTGRVLRCDPANGHILNDKEAMKLWAREYQKGWEMKL